The Tautonia plasticadhaerens nucleotide sequence GATCCATGTTCGGGAAGCGGTCGACCCCCAGCGAGGGGAAGGCGGCGATGCCGGCCACGACGAACGCGAGGATGAGCATCAGCGCGAACACGGGCCGGCGGACGCAGAGCTCGGCGAGCCAGTACATGGGACCTCTTCCGTGCGGGGCCGGGGCCGGGGCGGACGCAGGGGCCGGGGGCGGACGCGGGAGCCGGGGGGGCCGGTCAGGGGGAGGGCGGGCCGCCGGCCCCGGCGCCGGGGAGCGAGGCGATCACCTCGTCCCGGATCTCGACCTCGGCGGTGCGGCCCTCCGAGCCGTCGACCAGCACGAGGTCGCCGGGGTCCAGCCCGCCGAGGATCTCGACGAGGTCGCCCCGCCGCAGGCCCAGCTCGATCGGCTGCTCGACGGCCTGGCCGTCGACCACCTTCCAGACCTTCCGGGTCCCGGCGAACTCCACGACCGCCGAGCCCGGCAGGGCGATCGTCCGGCGGGACTCGTCGAGCATCACCTCCCCCTGGGAGAACTGGCCGGCCTGGATGGCGTGGTCGGTGTTCGGCACGCGGGCCTCGAACAGCAGGGAGCGGCTGAAGGGGTCGATCGCGGGGCTGATCCGGCTGATCTCGACGTCGGGCAGCGCCGGCCCCTGCTGGACGCGGAGCCGGACCACCTGGCCGATCGCCAGGCTCGACGCGAAGGCCTCCGGGACCGTCCCCCGGTAGCGGAGCGGGTCGTCCCGGATCAGGGTGATGACCGGGTCGCCGACCTGGACGTACATGCCGGGGGCGACGCGGCGGTCCTGGACCCGGCCGTCGAAGGGGGCCCGGATCTCGGCGTCCGCCAGGGCTTGCCGGGCCAGCTCGAGCTGGGCGGCCCGGACCCGGGCCATGGCGATCATCTCCCGCACGGAGTTGATGGCCGAGGCGTGCCGGGCCTTGGCGACCTGCTCGGCCGTGAGGGCCGTCTCGTACTCGGTGTCGGTGGCGACCTGGCGATTCCGCAGGGCGGCGGACCGGTCGCGATCGGCCCGGGCCTGGTCCCAGAGGGCCTTCTGCTCCAGGACGATCGGGCAGGTCTCGGGCTCGACCTCGTCCAGCGCGTCGTCGGGGTCCAGGCCGATGGCGGCCCGGGCCTGGACCAGCTCGGCCTCGGCCTGGCGGACCTGCTCCTGGAGCTCCCGGCGGTCGAGGGAGGCCAGCACCGTGCCCGCCTCGACGAAGTCGCCGAGGTCGACGTGGACCCGGTCGATCCGGCCGGCGACCTTCGTCCCGACGACCGTCGTCTCGTCCGCGACGAGGTTGCCCTGGGTCGCCACCACCCGGTCCCAGTCCTGCTCGGCGACCCGGACCACTCGGACGCGCAGGGGCGGGGGGGCCGGCCGGGGGGTGGCCGCGATCCCCTCGGTTTCCGAGCATCCGGTCAGCCCCGAGAGCAGCAGTCCGGAGAGCAGCACCAGGGGGAGGCCGGGGGGGACGGGGGGCGTCGGTTGGCCGGGCATCGCGTGGGGTCCTCGGGGGCGGGTCGGGCCTCGGCGGGAGGGTCGCGGGGGTCGCGGGTGGGCTATTCTCAATTGAGCGTCGCCGAGGGGGGACGCGGCCGTCGTCGTCCGGGGAGGGGTCCGATTCGATTCGATAAGTGCCGCGGGGGCGGGACGATAGGGCAGCGTGTTAGATCCTGGAATAGCCCGCCCGGGGGCGATCGTCAACACCCCACCGGCGGCGGGCCGGGGGCCGTCGGGGACCGAAGGGTGGCCGACCCGGTCCGGCCGACCCGGCGGCCCTGGCGTCGGGGGAGGCGTCGGGGGCCCGGCCCTCGGGCACTGCGGCCGGCCCGGGGCCCCGCGATCGGGCCGCCTCGCCCGGCCCCCGGCCCTCGCGACTCCCCCCCCGCTGTCCCACCGGACGGGCCGTCTGGCAGTGATCAGGGAGGGGGGGCGGATCCGCTGGCGGGGCGGGGGCCCCCGGGGAGCGATCGGTCGGGACCGAGGCGGGGGAGGCGACGATGAGTGGCGAGGGCGGGAGGTCGGTCCGGTTGGCCGGGGCGGCGAGGTGGGCGGGGCGGATCCTGGGCCTGCTGTCGCTGGGGGTGATCGGGATGTTCGTGGCGGCGGAGCCCCCCTGGCCCTGGCGCCTGTCGATGCTCGAAGGGGCCCTGTTGGCCTGCTTCCCGGTCGGGATGGCCGCGGGCCTGGTGCTGGCCTGGTGGCGGGAAGGGCTCGGGGGGCTGGTGGCGGTGCTGGGGGTGCTGGGATTCTACCTCGTCCACCGGGTCGGGGCGGGGGAGTGGCCTCGGGGGCCCTGGTTCCTGATCTTCGCCAGCCCGTCGGCGTTCTCCCTGGCGTCCTGGGCGCTGAGGAGGCGTGGGGAGGGAGGGGTCAGGCGGTCGCCCCGGTCGGCTCCGGGTCCGACTGGAGTCGGCTGGCCCGGGTGAACGGCTCGGGGGGGGCCTGGCCGTCCTGCTCGGCCTCCCAGGTGTCGACCCAGCGGTCCCAGGTGATCGGGTCGAGGTCCAGCAGCAGGCGGTCGGCCTCCAGGGGGGGGAGCGGGGGGACGGGCCGGGGGCCGGTGACGGCGGGGTAGAGCACCCGGGACTCGGCCTCGAGGTCGTAGGTCGCCTCGGTCTGGAGGCGGTCGCCGGCCCAGACGACCAGACCGGAGTCGGAGAAGCCGAAGGAGCGGACCTGGGGGGGCAGCAGGTGCTCGACCTGGGGCCGGGAGAGGTCGGCGTCGGCCATCTGGTCGAGCCCGGCCAGGGCGGCCTGGAGGACCCGGCGGCGGTCGTCGGGGAGGTGGTCGACCCAGGGCGGGGCCACCAGATCGGCCAGCACCCAGCCGGAGGCGTGCTCGAAGACCACGGCGACCGGCTCGTCCCCAAGCTCGGGGAACCGCAGCGCGACCCGGATGCGGTTGGAGCTGGTCTCGACCCCGGCCACCTCCCCCGGCAGGTCCTCCCAGGACCGGGAGTGCGCCAGCAGGGTGAGCAGCTCGCGCTCGACGAAGTGGGCCACCGCCTCCTCGACGTGGTGGCGGTCGTCCCTCAGGCGCTCCAGCCGGGCCTCTGCGCCGGGCCGCCGGGCCCGCTTCCGCCCGGCCCTCCGCATCCGGGAGAACATCCGGGGCAGCGTGCCGGAGTGGAACCCGGGGCGGAGCAGCCGGGGCATCGTCTCCCCATGGCCGCCGATGAGCACCCGGGGCAGCACCCTCGGCCGGTTCGCCCGGTAGAGCCGCCAGTTCTCCTTCAGCTCCCAGACGAGGAACCCGAAGACCCCGGGCAGCAGCAGCTGGGTGAGGAACCAGATCGTCCCGGCCACCTCCTTGGGGTCGGGCACCCGGCCCTCCAGCGCCTCGGCCAGCGGCGGGATCATCAGGATCAGGATCGGCGCCATCACCTTGTGGGACACCGTGACCACCGGGAAGTGCTTGATCGGGTTGAGCTGCGGCTCGACCAGCAGGTTGATGATGAACCGGACCGCGTAGGTGATGTAGAACCAGAATACCCCGAGGATCGCCTTGCCGACGGCCGAGAGCCGGCCCTCGCCGCCCCGGAACCGGAGCCATTCGTCGACGGTGTAGAGCAGCCGGTCGACGTTCTCCAGCACCGTGGCGAAGAAGTCCATGATGAACCGGACCAGGTCGCCGAAGATGTTGACCCGGATGACCCGCCAGGTGTGGACGATGTAGTCGGAGGTGATCTCCTCCATGTCCCGGCCGATCCGCAGGTTCAGCACCAGGCCGACCAGGACGAAGGTGGCCAGGGCGAGCCGCCGGGCCTGGTCGGGCCCCACCCCCATCAGGGCGAAGCCGAGCCAGGCCACCAGCGCCGGGCCGATCGGCTTGACCAGCATCCGCCAGAGCAGCTGGAAGGCCCGGGTCGTGATCAGCAGCCGGACGTAGTGCTGCCGGAGCACCCAGCGGGGGAAGTCGAAGGCGAACCCCTTGCCCACGTCGAAGAAGGCCCGGATCAGCCAGGCCACCTGGCGACGGAACCGGGGCACGTGGATCAGCCCCATCAGGAACAGGCCGGCGACGATGGTGACGTAGACCCAGGCCTCCGGGTCGTGGGGGATGACGTGCAACCCCCCCTCGTGCTCGGCGGCGGCCGCCGCCGTGCCCGACTCCTCGGCGGCGACCCGCTCGGCCACCAGCCGATCGGCCTCCAGCAGCGCCACCCCGTCGGCCGCCGTCCCGGCCACCAGGGCCGAGGCCACCCCCAGCCCCGAGGCCGCCCCGGCCATCGGGCCGGAGGCCGAGGCCCCCAGCGCCTCCACCAGCGCCGCCCCCGCCGCCGACGCCGCCCCCGCCGCCTCGGCCGCCTTCTCCGGGTCAACCCCGTAGCCCAGCTGCCGGGTCACCACCGCGAAGAGGTGGTCCGCGAAGAACAGGACCACGAACGCCCCGCCGAAGGGCAGCACCACGAACTGCGTCAGGAACCGGCCCGCCGGCGTGCCGAAGGCCAGCGAGCTGAACCGCTGCAGCCAGCGGAGGTACACCTCCCCCCTCCGGTAGATGCCGTCCAGCGCCACGGCCATCCGCCGGTTGGCCATCAGCAGGCGGTCCCCCCGGAAGAACTCCCGGGCCCCGGAGAGGTCCGGCAGCTTCACCTGGTTGCGGGCCACGGCGTCCCGGAGGTCCCCCATCGTCAGGAACCCCTGGGCCACGACCTTGTCCAGCAGCTCCTCGACGATCTTGTCGAAGGAGACCCGCTCGGCCACGTTCCCCGGCTCCAGGCCGGTCCGGAGCAGGGCCTCGGCCAGGGGCTCCCGGCATCGGCCCCGGAGCGTGACCTCGGCCCGATGCAGGGCCCCGGCGATGAGCTGGCCGAGCCTCCTGCGGTCCGGGTCCGAGATCCGGGCCTTCCGCAGCCGCCGCTGCGCCGACCTCAGGTGCTTGATCGCCAGCAGCTCCCGCTGGTGGGGCAGCAGCCGCTTGATCGGCCTCCGGCCGAGGGTGAGCATCCACTCGACCAGGTCGACCGTGTAGATCGGCCGCTCGAAGTCGACGC carries:
- a CDS encoding efflux RND transporter periplasmic adaptor subunit, whose product is MPGQPTPPVPPGLPLVLLSGLLLSGLTGCSETEGIAATPRPAPPPLRVRVVRVAEQDWDRVVATQGNLVADETTVVGTKVAGRIDRVHVDLGDFVEAGTVLASLDRRELQEQVRQAEAELVQARAAIGLDPDDALDEVEPETCPIVLEQKALWDQARADRDRSAALRNRQVATDTEYETALTAEQVAKARHASAINSVREMIAMARVRAAQLELARQALADAEIRAPFDGRVQDRRVAPGMYVQVGDPVITLIRDDPLRYRGTVPEAFASSLAIGQVVRLRVQQGPALPDVEISRISPAIDPFSRSLLFEARVPNTDHAIQAGQFSQGEVMLDESRRTIALPGSAVVEFAGTRKVWKVVDGQAVEQPIELGLRRGDLVEILGGLDPGDLVLVDGSEGRTAEVEIRDEVIASLPGAGAGGPPSP
- a CDS encoding DUF7670 domain-containing protein; this encodes MSGEGGRSVRLAGAARWAGRILGLLSLGVIGMFVAAEPPWPWRLSMLEGALLACFPVGMAAGLVLAWWREGLGGLVAVLGVLGFYLVHRVGAGEWPRGPWFLIFASPSAFSLASWALRRRGEGGVRRSPRSAPGPTGVGWPG